One window of the Takifugu rubripes chromosome 13, fTakRub1.2, whole genome shotgun sequence genome contains the following:
- the pbld gene encoding phenazine biosynthesis-like domain-containing protein isoform X1, which produces MEIPVFTIDAFTNVQFEGNPAAVCLLQQELRDELYQKIAAEMNLSETTFISVLDPSDNFTTGSRFHLRWFTPTTEVSLCGHATLASAAVLFQHMKNVNHTLVFETRSGDLAVSMQEAAYLMDFPLNTPVQQDPNEFRDIIKTAVGNNPVQDVCFSSSTKKLLIRLADSCNRSVLTSLKVDPVALQRNETSGRVKGLIITLKGSPDSKPGYDFYSRYFAPWNGIPEDPVTGSAHTVLGGYWSQKLGKTKMHAYQCSSRGGELQLEVKDERIHISGKAVTVLKGTITL; this is translated from the exons CAATTTGAAGGGAACCCTGCAGCAGTTTGTCTGCTACAACAG GAGCTGAGGGATGAGCTATATCAGAAGATTGCAGCCGAGATGAATCTGTCAGAAACAACTTTTATCTCTGTGCTCGACCCCTCTGACAATTTTACCACAG GCTCAAGATTCCACCTACGATGGTTTACGCCCACCACTGAAGTGAGTCTGTGTGGTCACGCCACTCTGGCCTCTGCAGCCGTGCTCTTCCAGCATATGA AGAATGTCAACCACACACTGGTGTTTGAGACAAGGAGTGGGGATCTGGCTGTTTCCATGCAGGAGGCAGCATATCTGATGGACTTTCCTCTCAACACCCCAGTTCAGCAA GATCCAAATGAGTTCAGAGACATCATCAAG actGCAGTTGGAAACAACCCAGTCCAGGATGTGTGTTTTAGTTCTAGTACCAAAAAACTACTGATCCGTCTAGCTGATAGCTGCAACAg GTCAGTGTTAACAAGCCTGAAAGTTGACCCTGTTGCTCTGCAGAGAAATGAGACAAGTGGAAGAGTCAAAGGACTCATCATCACCCTCAAAG GATCTCCCGACAGCAAACCTGGATATGATTTCTACTCCAGATACTTTGCTCCCTGGAATGGCATTCCTGAAGATCCAGTCACTG GTTCTGCTCATACTGTACTGGGTGGCTACTGGTCCCAGAAGCTAGGAAAGACTAAAATGCATG CATATCAGTGCTCCAGTCGAGGCGGAGAGCTCCAGCTAGAAGTGAAGGATGAAAGAATTCACATAAGTGGAAAAGCTGTTACTGTACTGAAAGGAACAATTACACTGTAG
- the pbld gene encoding phenazine biosynthesis-like domain-containing protein isoform X2, producing MNLSETTFISVLDPSDNFTTGSRFHLRWFTPTTEVSLCGHATLASAAVLFQHMKNVNHTLVFETRSGDLAVSMQEAAYLMDFPLNTPVQQDPNEFRDIIKTAVGNNPVQDVCFSSSTKKLLIRLADSCNRSVLTSLKVDPVALQRNETSGRVKGLIITLKGSPDSKPGYDFYSRYFAPWNGIPEDPVTGSAHTVLGGYWSQKLGKTKMHAYQCSSRGGELQLEVKDERIHISGKAVTVLKGTITL from the exons ATGAATCTGTCAGAAACAACTTTTATCTCTGTGCTCGACCCCTCTGACAATTTTACCACAG GCTCAAGATTCCACCTACGATGGTTTACGCCCACCACTGAAGTGAGTCTGTGTGGTCACGCCACTCTGGCCTCTGCAGCCGTGCTCTTCCAGCATATGA AGAATGTCAACCACACACTGGTGTTTGAGACAAGGAGTGGGGATCTGGCTGTTTCCATGCAGGAGGCAGCATATCTGATGGACTTTCCTCTCAACACCCCAGTTCAGCAA GATCCAAATGAGTTCAGAGACATCATCAAG actGCAGTTGGAAACAACCCAGTCCAGGATGTGTGTTTTAGTTCTAGTACCAAAAAACTACTGATCCGTCTAGCTGATAGCTGCAACAg GTCAGTGTTAACAAGCCTGAAAGTTGACCCTGTTGCTCTGCAGAGAAATGAGACAAGTGGAAGAGTCAAAGGACTCATCATCACCCTCAAAG GATCTCCCGACAGCAAACCTGGATATGATTTCTACTCCAGATACTTTGCTCCCTGGAATGGCATTCCTGAAGATCCAGTCACTG GTTCTGCTCATACTGTACTGGGTGGCTACTGGTCCCAGAAGCTAGGAAAGACTAAAATGCATG CATATCAGTGCTCCAGTCGAGGCGGAGAGCTCCAGCTAGAAGTGAAGGATGAAAGAATTCACATAAGTGGAAAAGCTGTTACTGTACTGAAAGGAACAATTACACTGTAG
- the LOC101072179 gene encoding oocyte zinc finger protein XlCOF19-like isoform X2 has protein sequence MSCQDEEGQEPLQIKEEQEDLWMSKLCEKQEEPDSNDAMFNIIYVQKSEQDRKQFVHQKQVAEDERCLAHSSSKEHKSQTVGEICGAPVPNSIINAVNEAGVMASGGFPSGLMADASQAGEKTDRPYSCNICNKKFKVRSVLTRHIKTHTGEKPYRCNVCDKSFIQRSYLHTHMNSHSEQKPYMCSFCGKGFTQLGNMNVHIRIHTGERPHRCGECGKNFREKADLVKHKIIHTGEKPYACSVCNMKFSAQSNLTRHMRTHSGERPYSCTVCGKRFIQRSHLVIHVKRHLAENIKT, from the coding sequence ATGTCTTGCCAGGATGAGGAGGGGCAGGAGCCCCTACAAATtaaagaagagcaggaggatCTGTGGATGTCGAAGTTATGTGAAAAGCAAGAAGAGCCTGACAGTAATGATGCCATGTTTAATATCATCTATGTGCAAAAGAGTGAACAAGATCGCAAACAGTTTGTGCACCAAAAACAAGTAGCTGAAGATGAACGATGTTTGGCCCACAGTTCATCCAAAGAGCATAAATCCCAAACTGTTGGTGAAATCTGTGGTGCACCGGTGCCAAATAGTATAATCAATGCAGTCAATGAGGCCGGCGTCATGGCCAGTGGAGGGTTTCCCTCGGGCTTGATGGCAGATGCATCACAAGCAGGTGAGAAGACTGACAGACCGTACAGCTGCAACATCTGCAACAAGAAATTCAAGGTCAGATCGGTTCTCACTCGCCACATAAAGACTCACACGGGGGAGAAACCGTACAGGTGCAACGTTTGTGATAAAAGCTTCATTCAGCGCTCCTATTTGCACACTCACATGAACTCGCACTCTGAACAGAAGCCGTACATGTGCAGCTTTTGTGGAAAGGGCTTCACACAACTGGGGAACATGAACGTGCACATCCGCATCCACACGGGGGAACGACCACACCGCTGTGGGGAATGTGGCAAGAACTTCAGAGAGAAAGCAGACCTTGTCAAGCACAAAATAATTCACACTGGAGAGAAACCCTATGCTTGTTCTGTCTGCAACATGAAATTCAGCGCTCAGTCCAATCTAACGCGCCACATGAGGACTCATTCGGGAGAGCGGCCATATAGTTGCACTGTGTGTGGAAAAAGATTTATTCAACGCTCACATTTAGTCATTCATGTAAAGCGTCACTTGGCAGAAAATATCAAGACTTGA
- the LOC101072179 gene encoding zinc finger protein 2-like isoform X1, producing the protein MFKADKIKALVNKRLSTAAEEIFNLFVQTIKEYEEQQELERQRRMGRREPLQLSALEGSLSDDRHLDKMSCQDEEGQEPLQIKEEQEDLWMSKLCEKQEEPDSNDAMFNIIYVQKSEQDRKQFVHQKQVAEDERCLAHSSSKEHKSQTVGEICGAPVPNSIINAVNEAGVMASGGFPSGLMADASQAGEKTDRPYSCNICNKKFKVRSVLTRHIKTHTGEKPYRCNVCDKSFIQRSYLHTHMNSHSEQKPYMCSFCGKGFTQLGNMNVHIRIHTGERPHRCGECGKNFREKADLVKHKIIHTGEKPYACSVCNMKFSAQSNLTRHMRTHSGERPYSCTVCGKRFIQRSHLVIHVKRHLAENIKT; encoded by the exons ATGTTTAAGGCAGACAAAATTAAAGCTCTCGTCAATAAGCGGCTATCAACCGCGGCGGAGGAAATCTTTAACCTCTTCGTACAAACTATTAAAGAAtacgaggagcagcaggagctcgaGCGGCAGCGGAGGATGGGCAGGAGAG AACCTCTACAGCTTTCTGCCCTTGAAGGTTCTCTGTCAGATGACCGTCACCTTGACAAGATGTCTTGCCAGGATGAGGAGGGGCAGGAGCCCCTACAAATtaaagaagagcaggaggatCTGTGGATGTCGAAGTTATGTGAAAAGCAAGAAGAGCCTGACAGTAATGATGCCATGTTTAATATCATCTATGTGCAAAAGAGTGAACAAGATCGCAAACAGTTTGTGCACCAAAAACAAGTAGCTGAAGATGAACGATGTTTGGCCCACAGTTCATCCAAAGAGCATAAATCCCAAACTGTTGGTGAAATCTGTGGTGCACCGGTGCCAAATAGTATAATCAATGCAGTCAATGAGGCCGGCGTCATGGCCAGTGGAGGGTTTCCCTCGGGCTTGATGGCAGATGCATCACAAGCAGGTGAGAAGACTGACAGACCGTACAGCTGCAACATCTGCAACAAGAAATTCAAGGTCAGATCGGTTCTCACTCGCCACATAAAGACTCACACGGGGGAGAAACCGTACAGGTGCAACGTTTGTGATAAAAGCTTCATTCAGCGCTCCTATTTGCACACTCACATGAACTCGCACTCTGAACAGAAGCCGTACATGTGCAGCTTTTGTGGAAAGGGCTTCACACAACTGGGGAACATGAACGTGCACATCCGCATCCACACGGGGGAACGACCACACCGCTGTGGGGAATGTGGCAAGAACTTCAGAGAGAAAGCAGACCTTGTCAAGCACAAAATAATTCACACTGGAGAGAAACCCTATGCTTGTTCTGTCTGCAACATGAAATTCAGCGCTCAGTCCAATCTAACGCGCCACATGAGGACTCATTCGGGAGAGCGGCCATATAGTTGCACTGTGTGTGGAAAAAGATTTATTCAACGCTCACATTTAGTCATTCATGTAAAGCGTCACTTGGCAGAAAATATCAAGACTTGA
- the dna2 gene encoding DNA replication ATP-dependent helicase/nuclease DNA2 has protein sequence MNRTKLKKTTATGGQKNISSFFMSKNQLQDSTTLTKLPIALPAPAKPEPHINDETSTFIPNSPFKRNILGDIDNLLPSSPDLLYVPETPKSQMRLFLASSTEKSDWSPQACRPLSREPRIHQILSKDEGKTISHFSCTRKRLISPPQESYSAKKSMNSNGLTQTAHSLNIARPFNAMQSDVHNKGNEMFISAKRISETSIRNGTMENKTGYIFTQKTADSKACEKLNPHLHVNLHTGAGHMQKCNLTTATYALLKTAEKGGMDCNKKDAVRTEINSSKGDRDNGTSNPEGVRGVASACQLDEGLNECWFEEQMDDGDHVTEEKPQKPWKVPDHVILSGGLNNRYWVLDVEERPGLKTLTVSCSKTLDLTEKCLLKDGWEMTPVSIGDVVHLEGQSEGGSWLIDREKGFLVLLPDSLISGTSISSSIRCMRRAVLGDMFKSFDGGSKQMLNGTMVHDVFQKAATAKDFSSESLSKLASEALCSPQYLPDMYCLGVSQEEMKQELDVYLPSLEHWAKDYLNPTSPKAVSLKIPCNSRPPGKSQDATAMVRFTELVDIEENVWSPRFGLKGKIDVTAQVQIHRPRNGQNHRIQEERTIPLELKTGRESNSIEHRSQVILYTLMSLERYRPEAGFLLYLKNGNLHPVVPSHMDYRELLKLRNTLIHHIQNCVARQGEKSRLSRLPDILTNRQPCQYCPQRRNCALYERALDNTTADALVGVVRDFLQQETGHLTPPHLKYFSHWLLLCCLEAAAMETKNTQKKIWLQSPEESEKKGSCVGNMHISGPVVQSKGAFLHHFQRSCAVPQEGYHINGLVSGDHIVVSDQEGRFVGLATGFLCEVNKMFTSVSCTLDRDLSKFTGVLFRLDGYEGVVGLSTHLTNLSSLMENNQDSARLRELVVDLRPPEFICSLSSVLPRETKDTVASILKGLNKPQKQAMKKVLLSKDYTLIVGMPGTGKTTTICTLVRILYTCGFSVLLTSYTHSAVDNILLKLKRFRVGFLRLGQAQKVHPEILSYTEESARRRGVHSLSQLEQLYNKELVVGTTCMGIKHPIFTRRRFDFCIVDEASQISQPICIGPLFYAKRFVLVGDHQQLPPIVQNQEARSRGMDESLFKRLELHSEAVVQLNVQYRMNRQIMSLSNSLMYEGRLECGSERTATALITLPFLPSVLSELGSHSAADPQQDLAWIQATILPSNPVCFLDCSVVPALETVEQGGISNHTEAVVIRKLLLLLIKAGCKPSDIGVIAPYRQQLRTISGLLQSSVFTGVEVNTVDRYQGRDKSLIILSFVRSTTAEGTLGELLKDWRRLNVAITRAKNKLLMVGSATTLQRYSPVEKLLNHLQQENMIIQLPPAAHKALPDMVL, from the exons ATGAACAGGAcaaaattgaagaaaacaacG GcaacaggaggacagaagaacaTATCATCCTTCTTTATGTCTAAAAACCAACTACAG GACTCCACAACCTTAACAAAATTGCCCATTGCCCTCCCTGCACCAGCAAAGCCTGAACCTCACATCAACGACGAAACATCTACGTTCATACCTAATTCTCCATTTAAGAGGAACATTCTTGGGGACATTGATaacctcctgccctcctctccaGATCTTCTGTATGTCCCAGAAACACCCAAAAGTCAGATGAGGCTTTTCTTGGCTTCTTCCACAGAGAAAAGTGACTGGAGCCCTCAGGCCTGTAGGCCTTTATCTAGAGAGCCACGCATACATCAAATTTTATCAAAAGATGAAGGAAAAACAATAAGTCATTTTTCTTGCACCAGAAAAAGACTCATTAGTCCTCCACAAGAGTCCTACAGTGCCAAGAAGTCAATGAATTCCAATGGGTTGACACAAACAGCCCACAGCCTAAATATTGCCAGGCCTTTTAATGCCATGCAGTCAGATGTTCATAACAAAGGGAATGAAATGTTCATTAGTGCTAAAAGAATAAGTGAAACATCTATAAGAAATGGGACCATGGAGAACAAAACAGGTTATATTTTTACTCAAAAAACAGCTGATTCAAAAGCTTGTGAAAAGCTAAACCCTCACCTGCATGTTAATTTGCACACTGGAGCTGGTCACATGCAGAAATGCAATTTAACAACAGCCACATATGCATTGCTGAAGACTGCAGAAAAGGGAGGGATGGACTGTAACAAGAAGGATGCTGTGAGAACAGAAATTAACTCATCAAAAGGAGACCGAGACAATGGGACTTCGAATCCAGAAGGGGTCAGAG GAGTGGCATCAGCATGTCAGCTTGACGAGGGGTTGAACGAGTGCTGGTTTGAGGAGCAAATGGATGATGGAGATCATGTCACAGAGGAAAAACCCCAAAAGCCCTG GAAAGTTCCTGACCATGTCATCCTTTCTGGAGGTCTAAATAATCGCTACTGGGTTTTGGATGTGGAGGAGAGACCTGGCCTCAAAACACTGACTGTCTCATGCTCCAAAACACTGGACTTAACTGAGAAGTGTCTTCTGAAAGATGGATG GGAGATGACACCCGTTAGTATCGGTGATGTGGTTCATCTAGAGGGCCAGTCTGAGGGCGGATCCTGGTTAATAGACAGAGAGAAGGGCTTCCTGGTTTTGCTGCCTGATAGTCTCATCTCAGGTACCAGCATCTCAAGCTCCATCCGCTGCATGAGGCGTGCAGTATTAGGAGATATGTTTAag AGTTTTGATGGTGGCTCAAAGCAAATGCTGAATGGTACTATGGTCCATGACGTCTTCCAGAAAGCTGCCACAGCTAAAGATTTTTCCTCAGAGAGTCTCTCAAAGCTGGCTTCTGAGGCTCTGTGCAGCCCTCAGTACCTGCCTGATAT GTACTGTTTGGGTGTGAGTCaggaagagatgaagcaagaactGGATGTATATCTGCCCTCACTAGAACACTGGGCTAAGGACTACCTGAATCCCACCTCACCCAAAGCCGTTAGTCTCAAAAT CCCTTGCAACAGCAGACCTCCAGGCAAGTCCCAAGATGCAACAGCTATGGTCAGATTCACTGAGCTGGTAGATATAGAAGAGAATGTTTGGTCGCCAAGATTTGGATTGAAAGGGAAAATAGATGTGACTGCACAAGTTCAGATCCATAGGCCACGAAATGGACAGAATCACAGAATCCAAGAAGAGAGGACCATcccgctggagctgaaaactGGGAGGGAATCCAACTCCATAGAGCATCGCAGTCAG GTCATTCTTTACACTTTGATGAGCTTGGAAAGATACAGGCCTGAAGCTGGATTTCTGCTCTACCTCAAGAATGGGAATCTCCACCCTGTAGTGCCCAGCCACATGGACTACAGAG AGTTGCTGAAGCTAAGAAACACTTTGATTCATCACATTCAAAACTGTGTGGCGAGACAAGGAGAGAAGAGCCGATTGTCACGACTTCCTGACATCCTAACTAACAGACAGCCTTGCCAGTATTGTCCTCAGAGGAGAAACTGTGCTTTATATGAGAG GGCATTGGATAACACCACTGCAGATGCATTGGTGGGCGTTGTCCGTGACTTTCTGCAGCAAGAGACGGGTCATCTGACCCCACCTCACCTGAAATATTTTTCccactggctgctgctctgttgtctTGAGGCTGCCGCCATGGAGACTAAAAACACCCAAAAGAAAATATGGCTTCAGTCACCAGAGGAGAG TGAGAAAAAGGGAAGCTGCGTGGGCAATATGCATATCAGTGGCCCAGTGGTGCAGTCCAAAGGAGCTTTCCTCCATCATTTCCAGCGAAGCTGTGCTGTGCCACAGGAAGGTTACCACATTAACGGCTTGGTCAGTGGGGATCACATTGTGGTTAGTGACCAGGAAGGTCGCTTTGTTGGCTTGGCAACAGGATTCCTGTGTGAGGTTAACAAGATGTTCACTTCAGTCAGCTGCACTCTGGATAG aGATCTATCGAAGTTCACTGGGGTATTGTTTCGACTGGATGGTTATGAAGGTGTGGTGGGTCTTAGCACACATCTCACTAATCTTTCCAGTCTGATGGAGAATAATCAGGACAG TGCTCGTCTGAGGGAGCTGGTTGTTGACCTTCGTCCTCCAGAGTTTATTTGCAGCCTCAGCTCAGTTCTGCCAAGAGAGACCAAGGACACGGTGGCCAGCATCCTCAAAG GTCTCAACAAACCACAGAAACAGGCAATGAAGAAGGTGTTGTTATCAAAGGACTATACACTGATTGTTGGTATGCCAGGCACAGGCAAAACTACAACCATCTGCACCCTG GTTCGCATCCTTTATACATGTGGTTTCAGTGTGTTGCTGACCAGCTACACACATTCTGCTGTTGACAACATCCTGCTGAAACTCAAGCGTTTCCGTGTTGGGTTTCTGCGTCTTGGGCAGGCACAGAAG GTTCATCCTGAGATTCTTTCATACACGGAGGAAAGTGCTCGGAGGAGGGGGGTTCACTCTCTgtcacagctggagcagctttACAACAAGGAG CTTGTAGTGGGAACCACCTGTATGGGCATCAAACATCCCATTTTTACCCGTCGCAGGTTTGATTTCTGCATCGTAGATGAAGCCTCTCAAATCAGCCAGCCTATCTGCATAGGACCACTGTTTTATGCCAAGAGATTTGTGCTGGTTGGAGACCACCAACAGCTGCCACCTATAGTACAGAATCAGGAAGCGAG GTCACGTGGAATGGATGAAAGTCTGTTTAAACGCTTGGAACTTCATAGTGAAGCTGTGGTGCAACTCAATGTGCAATATCGAATGAATCG gcAGATAATGTCACTCAGTAACTCCTTGATGTATGAGGGCAGGCTGGAGTGCGGATCAGAGAGGACGGCCACAGCACTGATCACCCTTCCCTTCCTGCCCTCAGTCCTGTCTGAGCTTGGTTCCCACTCTGCAGCAGATCCTCAGCAAGACCTGGCTTGGATACAGGCTACAATTTTGCCAAGCAACCCTGTTTGTTTCCTTGATTGCTCAGTG gTTCCAGCATTGGAGACTGTTGAGCAGGGAGGAATAAGCAACCACACTGAGGCTGTTGTCATTCGTAAACTACTTTTGCTGCTAATAAAG GCAGGGTGTAAACCCAGTGACATAGGTGTTATCGCCCCCTACAGGCAGCAGTTAAGGACAATCTCTGGTCTGCTTCAGTCTTCTGTCTTTACTGGTGTGGAGGTCAACACTGTGGACAGGTACCAGGGTCGGGACAAAAGCCTGAtcattttgtcttttgtcaGGAGTACCACAGCGGAGGGAACT TTAggagagctgctgaaggactGGCGCCGCCTTAATGTAGCCATTACCAGAGCCAAAAACAagctgctgatggtgggctcTGCCACAACACTACAACGATACTCTCCTGTGGAGAAACTGCTCAACCATTTACAACAAGAAAATATG ATTATTcagcttccaccagctgcaCACAAGGCGCTTCCAGATATGGTCCTGTAA